The Tessaracoccus aquimaris sequence GGCACCGGGAAAGAGGTGCCCAACGTCGTCCTGGGGTTGATGCGCATCGCCGACAAGTCCGACGCAGAGATCCGCGAACTGGTGGGGACCGCGCGGGAGGCGGGCATCGACTTCTTCGATCATGCCGACATCTACGGGGGTCGCGACCACGCCTGCGAGGAGCGGTTCGCGGACGCGATGCGGCTCTCCACCGCCGAACGCGGCGAAATCACGATCCAGACCAAGTGCGGCATCGTGACCGACGGGCCGTACTTCGACTTCTCCTACGAGCACATCATGGGCCAGGTCGAGGGGTCGCTGCGCGCGCTGCGCACGGACTACATCGACGTGCTGCTGCTGCACCGCCCGGACGCGCTTGTCGAACCGGAGGAGGTCGCCCGGGCGTTCGACGAGTTGGAGTCGGCGGGCAAGGTGCGCGCGTTCGGCGTCTCGAACCACACGCCCCGCCAGATCGACCTGCTGAAGACGGCCGTGCGCCAACCGCTGGTGGCGAACCAGTTGCAGTTGTCGATCACGCACTCGCCGCTGATCGCGCAGGGCGTCGCGGCGAACATGTCCGACCTCGACCAGTCGGTGGTGCTGGACGGCGGCGGCCTCGTCGAGTACTGCCGGATCAACAACCTGACGATCCAGGCGTGGTCGCCGTTCCAGGGCGGCTTCTTCACGGGCGTGTTCCTCGGCTCGGACGAGTACCCCGAGTTGAACGCGGTGATCGACCGGCTCGCGGCGAAGTACGACGTGCCGCCGATCGCGATCGCGACGGCGTGGATCACGCGGCACCCGGCGGGCATGCAGGTCGTGCTCGGCACCACGACCCCGGACCGGGTCGCGGGCGCGGCGCTGGGCTCGGACATCCCGCTGACGCGCAGCGAGTGGTACGAACTGTTCCGGGCGGGCGGCCACCGGGTTCCGTGACGATCGCTGGTTGAGCCAGCCCGCCGACGAAGTCGCGCGGTGCGTCGAAACCTCCCGCACCCGCACGCCGAGCCAGCCCCAGGGCACTAGAGGCATCACCCGAGACCCCGCGGAGCTCACCGGGGTTTCGACCGATGTCGACCGCTCCGCGCCCGACATGGCTCAACCAGCGACACGTTGGTTGAGCCAGCCCGCCGACGAAGTCGCGCGGTGCGTCGAAACCTCCCGCACCCACGCAGCGAGCCAGTCCCGGGCATCACCCGAGACCCCGCGCCCCTCACGGGGGTTTCGACCGATGTCGACCGCTCCGCGCCCGACATGGCTCAACCAGCGACAGGTTGGTTGAGCCAGCCCGCCGACGAAGTCGCGCGGTGCGTCGAAACCTCCCGCACCCACGCAGCGAGCCAGTCCACGGGCATCACCCGAGACCCCGCGCCCCTCACGGGGGTTTCGACCGATGTCGACCGCTCCGCGCCCGACATGGCTCAACCAGCGACACGTTGGTTGAGCCAGCCCACCGACGAAGTCGCGCGGTACGTCGAAACCTCGACACCCGCGCAGGGAGCCAGCCCCAGGGAACGAGCGGCTAGCGGGCGAGCGAAAGCAGAGCGTCGACGTCGATGTGTTCCTCGATCGCGTCTGCCGTCGTCTCGATCATCGTCTCGCGCAGCGCGCCGAAACTGATGCCCTCCCCTGACGGCGACCAGTCGCGGCCCGCCTGGGCGGCGACCTCGCGCAGCCAGGCGCGACGGAAGCCGTCCGACTCGAGCGACCCGTGCCACATCGTGCCCCACACCGAACCGGCGCGGACGCCGTCGAGGAAGGGCTCGTGGCCCGGGTCGACCGTGCAGATGCCGTGGTGGATCTCGTAGCCGGTGACGGCCTCGCCGCGCCAGGATCCCTCCGGGCGCGCCAGCACCTTCTCGGCGTGGAACCGCACCGAGACGGGCAGCAGGCCGAGCCCGTCGGCGCGGCCGCTGCCCTCCACGTCGTCGTCGATGGTGCGGGCCAGCATCTGGTAGCCGCCGCAGATCCCGAGCACCGGGCGACCCGCGGCGGCGCGGGCCTCGATGACGGCGGCGATGCCGGTCTCGCGCAGCCAGGCGAGGTCGTCGAGCGTCGAGCGGGAGCCGGGCAGCACGACGACGTCGGCGGCCTCGACCTGGCGCGGGTCGACAGTCACGGTGACGTCGACGCCGGGCTCCTGCGCGAGGGCGTCGACGTCGGTGGCGTTGGAGATGCGCGGCAGCCGGACGGCCGCGATCGTGAGGTCGGACGGGTCGGCGGCGCGGCCGTCGGAGCGCCAGCGGCCGACCTCGAGCGCGTCCTCGCCGTCGACCCAGACGCCGTGCAGGTACGGGAGCACGCCGAAGTTCGCCAGCCCGGTGCGGGCGCTGATGTCGTCGAGTCCCGGGTCGAGGATCGACTGGTCGCCGCGGAACTTGTTGATGATGTAGCCCGAGAGCAGCGCACGGTCCGGTTCTTCGAGGAGGCCCCAGGTGCCGTAGATCGAGGCGAGCACTCCCCCGCGGTCGATGTCGCCGACCAGCGCGACCGGCAGGTCGAAGCGACGGGCGAGGCCCATGTTGGTGTAGTCGCCTGCGCGCAGGTTGATCTCGGCGGGAGATCCTGCCCCCTCGCAGACGATCAGGTCGTGCCGGGCGGACAGTTCCTCGTAGGCGGCGAACGCGGCCTCGGCCAGGTGCCTGCGCTCGGTGGCGTACTCCCCCGCCTCGAGCGTGCCGAACGGCTGCCCGCGCAGCACCACGAAGCTGCGCCGGTCGGTGCCCGGC is a genomic window containing:
- a CDS encoding aldo/keto reductase, yielding MTTMRTVPLGGTGKEVPNVVLGLMRIADKSDAEIRELVGTAREAGIDFFDHADIYGGRDHACEERFADAMRLSTAERGEITIQTKCGIVTDGPYFDFSYEHIMGQVEGSLRALRTDYIDVLLLHRPDALVEPEEVARAFDELESAGKVRAFGVSNHTPRQIDLLKTAVRQPLVANQLQLSITHSPLIAQGVAANMSDLDQSVVLDGGGLVEYCRINNLTIQAWSPFQGGFFTGVFLGSDEYPELNAVIDRLAAKYDVPPIAIATAWITRHPAGMQVVLGTTTPDRVAGAALGSDIPLTRSEWYELFRAGGHRVP
- a CDS encoding cobyric acid synthase — translated: MTGILIAGTSSDAGKSLFVTGLCRVARRRGIDVAPFKAQNMSNNSMVCLDGSEIGRAQYLQALAAGVTPTSVLNPVLLKPGTDRRSFVVLRGQPFGTLEAGEYATERRHLAEAAFAAYEELSARHDLIVCEGAGSPAEINLRAGDYTNMGLARRFDLPVALVGDIDRGGVLASIYGTWGLLEEPDRALLSGYIINKFRGDQSILDPGLDDISARTGLANFGVLPYLHGVWVDGEDALEVGRWRSDGRAADPSDLTIAAVRLPRISNATDVDALAQEPGVDVTVTVDPRQVEAADVVVLPGSRSTLDDLAWLRETGIAAVIEARAAAGRPVLGICGGYQMLARTIDDDVEGSGRADGLGLLPVSVRFHAEKVLARPEGSWRGEAVTGYEIHHGICTVDPGHEPFLDGVRAGSVWGTMWHGSLESDGFRRAWLREVAAQAGRDWSPSGEGISFGALRETMIETTADAIEEHIDVDALLSLAR